The Pyrenophora tritici-repentis strain M4 chromosome 8, whole genome shotgun sequence genome contains a region encoding:
- a CDS encoding solute binding protein, translating into MSDKAAPHTAEDVYTTPQKRGGVVNKLYPPGPQPGAKGRMKNHCRKFWWCDCLVLAIIILIIILPIIYVAIPKKAQSEINASTLEVTSQEVTSPTSDSIHLKIDTVIRSDSSYHPEIDAFRAGLSLEGQEPFLYLNVPKAKSEKETRITIDQDVKLASLAAFSNYTKTVLGSESFDLRLDGKTNIHLSGLPTMDVNYNKIITMKGLNRLAGLNITDVRILSGANEILPDGSNLVGNVSIPNPSVMTLDLGNVTMNLGVDGKSIGYTLIQNLLLKPGDNKFPIQSHVDQLTILGLITSKYKNAILPLEIVGNSSVKNGQHLTYYEDAIKSNTVKLNLDVGPALAGIGINTTSFGS; encoded by the exons ATGAGCGACAAAGCTGCACCCCATACGGCAGAGGATGTCTATACCACTCCCCAAAAGAGAGGTGGTGTCGTCAACAAGCTGTATCCCCCTGGACCACAGCCCGGCGCAAAGGGTCGCATGAAGAACCATTGCAGGAAGTTCTGGTGGTGTG ACTGCTTGGTGCTCGCAATCATCATCTTGATTATCATATTGCCGATTATCTATGTTGCCATACCAAAAAAGGCACAGAGCGAAATCAATGCTTCGACGTTGGAAGTCACCTCTCAGGAGGTTACCAGTCCAACTTCAGACAGTATCCATCTTAAGATCGATACTGTCATCAGGAGCGATAGTAGCTATCACCCCGAGATTGACGCTTTCCGCGCTGGTCTATCACTTGAAGGACAGGAACCTTTCCTGTACCTGAACGTCCCAAAGGCCAAGTCTGAGAAAGAGACACGTATCACCATTGATCAAGACGTCAAATTGGCGTCCCTGGCTGCTTTCTCCAACTACACCAAGACGGTCCTCGGCAGTGAAAGCTTCGACCTCCGCCTCGATGGCAAGACAAACATCCACCTTTCTGGACTTCCAACCATGGATGTCAACTACAACAAAATCATCACCATGAAGG GCCTCAACAGACTAGCTGGTCTCAACATCACCGACGTCCGTATCCTCTCTGGCGCCAACGAGATTCTCCCCGACGGCTCCAACCTCGTCGGTAACGTCAGCATCCCCAACCCCTCAGTCATGACCCTCGATCTCGGCAACGTCACCATGAACCTAGGCGTCGACGGCAAATCCATCGGCTACACCCTCATCCAGAACCTCCTCCTCAAGCCCGGCGACAACAAATTCCCCATTCAGAGCCACGTCGACCAGCTCACCATCCTCGGCCTCATCACCAGCAAGTACAAGAACGCCATCCTTCCCCTCGAAATCGTCGGCAACTCCAGTGTAAAGAACGGTCAGCATTTGACTTACTACGAGGACGCTATCAAGAGCAACACGGTCAAGTTGAACTTGGATGTTGGCCCTGCGTTGGCTGGTATTGGTATCAACACCACGAGCTTTGGGTCTTGA
- a CDS encoding DUF4187 multi-domain protein, producing MAQSDEEDDYMNMVFEDAPKGPKFETSLQRAARKRKEGEARAHQKTKAERAEEAEAAREAALATALPETNKGFKMMAKFGFKQGDALGKSEDARKEPIRVNPKDDRGGIGLESEKKRKFREQFEEADRLAKRAKEEEGDYLEVLRQEQKEKKAERDLESAQRTAERLSDKEAEKEGTRNPTEKPLEDINVLWRTQARRRADRKRDTQQRRELNDSIASRLPTLAPEDEDEEDDSKVAQGRDLAPFYTTLENDLVDEDPELAEFEALPVTERLQKLLLFLRDKYRYCLYCGYEYPDADMEGCPGVTEEDHD from the exons ATGGCGCAATCCGATGAAGAAGACGACTACATGAATATGGTGTTTGAGGATGCACCCAAAGGACCAAAGTTTGAGACATCTCTCCAGCGCGCCGCGCGTAAGCGCAAAGAA GGTGAAGCTCGCGCACATCAAAAGACCAAAGCCGAACGTGCAGAAGAAGCCGAGGCTGCACGTGAAGCTGCTCTTGCCACTGCCCTGCCCGAGACCAACAAGGGATTCAAGATGATGGCCAAGTTTGGATTCAAGCAGGGTGATGCACTGGGCAAATCTGAAGATGCCCGTAAGGAGCCTATACGAGTCAATCCCAAGGATGACAGAGGTGGAATTGGCCTGGAATCCgagaagaagcgcaagttCAGGGAGCAGTTCGAAGAGGCCGACCGATTGGCAAAGCGCGCAAAGGAGGAAGAGGGTGACTACCTCGAGGTGTTGCGCCAAGAACAGAAGGAAAAAAAGGCTGAACGAGACCTGGAAAGCGCACAGAGGACTGCAGAGAGGTTGTCTGACAAGGAGGCTGAGAAGGAAGGCACACGAAACCCGACCGAGAAGCCATTGGAGGACATTAACGTGCTTTGGCGTACCCAAGCACGACGGAGGGCTGACAGGAAGCGCGACACGCAGCAGCGACGAGAGCTGAACGATAGTATTGCCTCACGACTACCCACATTAGCTCCggaagacgaagacgaagaagacgatTCCAAGGTGGCTCAAGGCCGTGACCTAGCACCTTTCTACACCACACTCGAAAATGACCTTGTAGACGAGGACCCAGAGTTGGCTGAGTTTGAGGCCTTGCCCGTGACGGAGCGCCTCCAGAAGCTTTTGCTATTCCTTCGTGACAAGTACCGGTACTGTCTTTACTGCGGGTATGAGTATCCAGATGCCGACATGGAAGGCTGCCCAGGAGTAACTGAAGAAGACCACGATTGA